CACTACCAAGGATGTGGCACGCTCGATTGAGGCAATGGAAGCCCATCGCCAATTGCGGGTGATAAGCCTTGGGGCAGGCGTCGATCCACGCCTTGAGCAGTTGCGTCAGCGCCTTGCTGCCGTGGGTATCCCAATCGAGCAGCATATGCCCTTGTACCGCCTCCATATAGGCCGGGCAATCGCCGGGCGGTGCTTGCTGCCAATGCACCTGGAGGCTATCGAAATAGCGGCTGAGTTCAGCGAATTCATTGGCCTGCACCCGTTCACGAATCTGTTGGCGGGTGCGATTGAGCGTTTGCACGGGCAGTACCTTAAGTCCATTTTCTGGATCGCGTTGTCGTCCGGTGGCAACGGCAGTAACGCTTGAACACTAAGCGATAGTTCGGCGCCCTGCAAAGATATTGGATCCATTATTTGTCAGATTCTATGAATCCGCAGGGAAAATCCCTGCGCTGAAAAACCCCGACGCATTGTTCCAGCGCTGACCCTTCAGCACCTCACTATGCTTGCCAGAGCCGCAGGAGCGGCCCCTCATCAGCGACAACGGAGCGTCCATGTCTCTTGCCCTCGTCCACAGCCGCGCCCAAGTCGGCGTGCAGGCACCCGCGGTCAGCGTCGAAACCCACCTTGCCAATGGTCTGCCACATCTCACACTGGTCGGTTTGCCGGAAACTACCGTCAAGGAAAGCAAGGATCGGGTGCGTAGCGCCATCGTCAACTCCGGCTTGAACTACCCGCAACGGCGCATTACCCAGAACCTGGCACCTGCCGACCTGCCCAAGGACGGCGGGCGCTACGACCTGGCCATCGCCCTGGGCATCCTTGCCGCCGACGCACAGGTGCCGGTCGCGGCGTTGGTCGACATCGAATGCCTTGGCGAACTGGCGCTATCTGGTAAGTTGCGCCCGGTACAGGGCGTACTGCCCGCTGCGCTGGCCGCACGCGAATCAGGCCGCGCTCTGGTGGTGCCACGTGAGAACGCCGAGGAGGCGAGCCTGGCGGGCGGTCTGGTGGTGTATGCGGTTGGGCATCTGCTGGAACTGGTGGCGCACTTGAATGGCCAGGTGCCGCTGCCGCCCTTTGCCGCCAATGGCTTGATATTGCAAAGCCAGCCCTACCCTGATTTGAGCGAGGTCCAAGGGCAGATCGCCGCCAAGCGCGCCTTGCTACTGGCAGCGGCCGGGGCGCACAACCTGCTGTTTACCGGCCCGCCTGGCACCGGCAAGACCCTGCTCGCCAGCCGCCTGCCCGGCCTGCTGCCGCCACTGGATGAACATGAAGCGCTGGAAGTGGCGGCCATCCAGTCGGTCAGTGGGCATGCGCCACTCAACAGCTGGCCGCAACGGCCCTTTCGCCACCCGCACCACTCGGCCTCGGGCCCCGCGCTGGTGGGCGGCGGCAGCAGGCCGCAGCCCGGAGAAATTACCTTGGCACACCACGGCGTGCTGTTTCTCGACGAGTTACCAGAGTTCGAGCGACGCGTTCTGGAGGTGCTGCGCGAACCGTTGGAGTCCGGCGAAATCGTGATCGCTCGGGCGCGGGACAAAGTGCGTTTCCCGGCACGTTTCCAATTGGTAGCGGCAATGAACCCCTGCCCGTGCGGCTACCTCGGTGACCCCACAGGCCGCTGCCGCTGCAGCACCGAGCAGATCCAGCGCTACCGCAACAAGCTGTCCGGCCCCTTGCTCGACCGCATTGACCTGCACCTGACCGTGGCCCGTGAAACTACCACGCTCAATAACCAGCCCAGCGGGGAAACCAGTGCCGATGTGGCCGCTCGAGTAGCCACGGCGCGTGAGCTGCAGCAACGGCGACAAGGCTGCGCCAACGCCTTCCTCAACCTTGAAGGGCTACGCAGCCATTGCCAGCTGCAGGCTGCGGATCAAGCCTGGCTGGAAATCGCCTGCGAACGATTGAGCCTTTCCCTGCGCGCGGCACATCGCTTGCTGAAAGTGGCGCGAACGCTGGCTGATCTCGAAGGGGCCGGTCCGATTGCACGGGAGCATGTGGCCGAAGCGCTGCAGTACCGACCGGCGACGTCTTGAACAGTCTCTATTGACGAGACAATGTGTCCTCCGACTGACTGATTGTTCGGGCAGGCCACAATCTCCAGAATGGTCCTCCACACTGTTCTAACGCTGCCCCGGCAGCTCATGGAGTACGAGCCAATGCCACACGAAGGCAGCCTTCTGCAAACCGCGGTGATCTTCCTGCTCGCCGCCGTCCTCGCCGTCCCCCTGGCCAAACGCCTGCAACTGGGCGCCGTGATCGGCTACCTGCTGGCTGGCGTGGCCATCGGCCCCCAGGCCCTGGGCCTGATACGCGACACCGAGAGCGTGGCGCACATCTCCGAACTGGGGGTGGTCTTGCTGCTGTTCATCATCGGCCTGGAGTTGTCGCCCAAACGGCTGTGGTTGATGCGCAAATCGGTGTTCGGCGTCGGTACTGCTCAGGTGCTGCTGACCGGCGCGGTGATCGGTGCCATCGCACTATTCGGCTTTGGCCAATCGCTGCCGGCCGCCGTGGTGCTTGGCCTGGGCCTGGCGTTGTCGTCCACCGCCCTTGGCCTGCAGAGCCTGGCCGAGAGCAAGCAACTCAACGCTCCGCATGGCCGCCTGGCCTTCGCCATTCTGCTGTTCCAGGACATAGCCGCGATTCCGCTGATCGCGCTGGTGCCTTTGTTGGTAGCGAGCGGCCCAGACACCAGCCACGGCGACAGCCTGCAACATGGCCTGAAAGTGTTCGCCAGCATTGCCATCGTGATCGTAGGCGGGCGTTACTTGCTGCGCCCGGTATTCCGCACCGTGGCCCGCACCGGCCTGCCGGAAGTGTCCACCGCCACCGCTCTGCTGGTGGTCATCGGTACCGCCTGGCTAATGGAAGAAGCCGGTATCTCCATGGCGCTGGGTGCATTTCTCGCCGGCCTGTTGCTGGCCGACTCGGAATACCGGCATGAGTTGGAATCGCAGATCGAACCGTTCAAGGGCCTGCTGCTGGGGCTGTTCTTCATCAGCGTCGGCATGGGTGCGAACCTGAGCCTGCTGCTTGAGATGCCGCTGGTACTGCTGGGCCTCACCCTGCTGTTGGTGACGGTAAAGCTGGTGCTGCTGATCGGCATTGGGCGCCTGGCCGGCGGCCTGAACAGCGCCAGCGCGCTGCGCCTGGGCATGGTGCTGGCGGCAGGGGGCGAATTTGCCTTCGTGGTGTTCAAGCTGGGCAAGGACCAAGGCCTGTTCGATACCCTGACCTACGACCTGCTGCTGATGACCATCACCCTGTCGATGGCCATCACTCCACTGCTGATGCTCGGCTGCGCCCGTGCCCTCAAGCGTCCGCAACCCGTGCGTGAAGTGCCTGAGCAGTACAAGACTATCGACGCCGGCACCCCGCGCGTGGTGATCGTCGGCATGGGCCGCATGGGACAGATCGTGTCGCGCATCCTGCGGGCACAAAAGATCCCATTCATTGCCCTGGAAACCTCGGTGGATGCCATCGAGATGACCCGCATGTTCGAACAGGCACCGGTGTTCTACGGCGACCCGTTACGTGCAGAGGTACTGCATGCGGCCAAGGTCGGCGAGGCCGAGTATTTCGTGATCACCACCGACGACCCGGAAGTGACGACTCGCACAGCGGAACGGGTCAAGCGCCTGTACCCGCACCTGAAAGTGCTGGCCCGCGCACGCAACCGCCAGCACGTGCACAAGCTGGTGGACGTGGGTGCAGAGCCCATTCGCGAGACATTCTATTCGAGCCTGGAAATGACCCGCCGTGCGCTGGTGGGGTTGGGGCTGAGCAGCGAGCAGGCGGCGGACCGGATCGAGCGGTTTACCCAGCATGATGAAGAAGTACTGGTGGCGCAGGGGCAAGTGCGCAACGACCGAGCCAAGGTGATGCAGACGGCGAAAGAGGCGCGGATGGAGTTGGAGCGGTTGTTTGATTCGGATGCGCAGTGAGTTTCGGGCAATCACCAGCCGCGTAATCTGCGGATGTTCACGGTGGGCGGCCTGCCACAGATCGTAAGCCGCCTGCTCGGCAAGATACTCCCTGGCATCGCCGAGGCCCACCAGTTCGAGGCGATAAGCCAGATCAGCAGATATTGCGGCACGACCATTGAGAACGGTGGATAGCAGCGCTACGCCTTTCTGCCGCGTAATCAAAAGGGCCACTGTCACCAGTGGCCCCGAGAACATGCTTGATATTCGTATTCACACCCTCAAGCCGGGGTGTGGAGGCCCCACCCGACGCTGATGACTCAGCCATCGACGGGGTTCCTACGCCAGCTAGCGCCGCTGAATGGCAGCCTCATCAACCTCCCCCAATGTCACTTGCCTGCAGTCAACGCGTTGTAGCTGGTAATCAGGTTCCGGTAATCCGGAATGTGATTGGAGCACAGCGCCGCCAGGCCTTCGATATCGTTGCGCCAGTCGCGGTGCAGCTCACAGGCCACGCCGAACCAGGTCATCATCTGCGCGCCGGCCTGGGTCATACGGTTATGGGCAGCATCACGGGTCATGGCGTTGAAGGTGCCGGAGGCATCAGCGACCACGAACACTTCGAACTCTTCTTCCAGCGCGGCCAGTGCAGGGAACGCCACGCAGACTTCGGTTACCACACCGGCGATGATCAGTTGCTTCTTGCCGGTTGCCTTCACGGCTTTGACGAAGTCTTCGTTATCCCAGGCGTTGATCTGGCCAGGGCGAGCAATGTACGGGGCATCCGGGAACAGGGCTTTGAGTTCCGGCATCAGCGGGCCGTTGGGGCCTTGTTCGAAACTGGTGGTGAGGATGGTCGGCAGGTTGAAGAATTTGGCCAGGTCGGCCAGCGCCAGCACGTTGTTCTTGAACTTGTCCGGCTCGATGTCGCGCACCAGAGACAGCAAGCCAGCCTGATGGTCGACCAGCAGCACGGCTGCATCGTCTTTGTTCAGGCGGTTGTAGGTGAATTTGCTCATGGTCTGTGCTCCTAAGGGTTTCGATTTTTAAGTAAGTTGGGTGTCTCGCGTTGATGGGTAAAGATTAAAATCATCACCTTTGTTGCGGTAGACTGCGAAAATTGCCCTTAGCGTTCCACCTGGAGAACGATCATTGGAAGATTTGAACTCCCTCTACTACTTCACGCAGGTAGTCGAACATGGCGGTTTCGCCCCCGCAGGGCGGGCGCTGGATATGCCGAAGTCCAAGCTTAGTCGGCGTATCGCCGACCTGGAGGATCGCCTTGGCGTGCGCTTGCTACACCGCACCAGCCGGCACTGTTCGCTGACCGAGATCGGCCAGGCCTACTACAACCGGTGCCTGGCCATGCGCGTGGAAGCCGAGGGCGCGGCGGAGATCATCGAGCGCAACCGCAGCGAACCCCGCGGCCTGGTGCGCATCAGCTGCCCCACCACCCTGCTCAACGCCTGGGTCGGGCCGATGCTGACCCGTTACATGCTCAAGTACCCGCAGGTGGAACTGTTCATCGAGAGCACCAACCGCCGTGTCGACCTGCTGCATGAAGGCTTCGACCTGGCGCTGCGGGTACGCTTCCCGCCGCTGGAGAACACCGACATGGTGATGAAGGTGCTCAGCAACAGCACCCAGTGCCTGGTGGGCCACCCGCGGTATCTGGAGCAACTGCCGGCAGGCTTCGACCCGCAACTGCTCGGCACATTGCCCAGCGTGCATTGGGGCGGCGCCCAGCGCGAGTACCAGTGGGAGCTGTTCCAGGGCGAGGACACCGGCCGCAGCATCGTGATTTCGCATACGCCGCGCATGGTCACCGATGATTTGTTCGCACTGAGGCATTTCGTGGTGGCGGGAGTGGGCATTGCGCACTTGCCGCGCGTGGCGGTGCGCGAAGATCTGGCGGAAGGCAGGCTGGTGGAATTGTTGCCGCAATGGCATCCGCGCTGCGGCATCGTGCATGCGATTTTCCCGTCGCGGCGCGGGTTGTTGCCGTCGGTGCGGTCGCTGATCGATCATCTGGCCGAGGAGTTTGCTGTCAGCGATATGGCGTGAATCCGTATTGGCCCTATCGCCGGCAAGCCGGCGCCCACAGGTAAAGCACTGGCCTCAAGAGCGGTGCTGTACCAGTGGGCGCCTGCAGGGTCAACTCACCTCAAAACGCAAAGCATGAACACCCAAGCGCACCCCAGAACCCCTGATAATCATTCACCGGCACGCTCGAATGCCGCGCCTTGTCATGACTGTGCGCATGCACCCCGCAAGGCCCGCTGCACTGATGCACTGCCGCCAGCGACGGCGTACCCACCCGCCAGTGACCCGGCACCTTGACCACCGGCGACCATTCCGGCAGTACCGGCATCTGAGCCGGCCCAAGCTTGTCGAACTCGGCGGCGCCATACACCACCTTGCCATCGACGATGGTCAGCACCGACTCGATGCCCTTGATCGCCTCCTCCTCGACACTGAAGAAGTCCAGCGACAGCGCCGCCAAGTCTGCCAGCTGCCCCACCTTGATCTGGCCCTTCTTGCCCTGCTCGCTGGAGAACCAGGCGCTGCCCTGGGTGAACAGCTGCAACGCGGTATCGCGACTCAGGCCTTCTGGATACAGCTCCATGCCACCGACGGTCTTGCCGCTGACCATCCAGTACAGCGAGGTCCACGGGTTGTAGCTGGAAACACGTGTTGCATCGGTACCGGCCCCAACCGGCACGCCCATCTCGAGCATGCGCTTGATCGGCGGGGTGTGCTCGGCGGCCTTGGCGCCGTAGCGGTCGACGAAGTATTCACCCTGGAACGCCATGCGGTCCTGGATGGCAATACCGCCGCCCAGCGCCCGGACACGCTCGATATTCTGCGGTGTGATGGTCTCGGCATGGTCGAAGAACCACGGCAGGCCATTGAACGGAAT
The Pseudomonas sp. KU43P genome window above contains:
- a CDS encoding LysR substrate-binding domain-containing protein, which gives rise to MEDLNSLYYFTQVVEHGGFAPAGRALDMPKSKLSRRIADLEDRLGVRLLHRTSRHCSLTEIGQAYYNRCLAMRVEAEGAAEIIERNRSEPRGLVRISCPTTLLNAWVGPMLTRYMLKYPQVELFIESTNRRVDLLHEGFDLALRVRFPPLENTDMVMKVLSNSTQCLVGHPRYLEQLPAGFDPQLLGTLPSVHWGGAQREYQWELFQGEDTGRSIVISHTPRMVTDDLFALRHFVVAGVGIAHLPRVAVREDLAEGRLVELLPQWHPRCGIVHAIFPSRRGLLPSVRSLIDHLAEEFAVSDMA
- the ycaC gene encoding isochorismate family cysteine hydrolase YcaC: MSKFTYNRLNKDDAAVLLVDHQAGLLSLVRDIEPDKFKNNVLALADLAKFFNLPTILTTSFEQGPNGPLMPELKALFPDAPYIARPGQINAWDNEDFVKAVKATGKKQLIIAGVVTEVCVAFPALAALEEEFEVFVVADASGTFNAMTRDAAHNRMTQAGAQMMTWFGVACELHRDWRNDIEGLAALCSNHIPDYRNLITSYNALTAGK
- a CDS encoding YifB family Mg chelatase-like AAA ATPase; the encoded protein is MSLALVHSRAQVGVQAPAVSVETHLANGLPHLTLVGLPETTVKESKDRVRSAIVNSGLNYPQRRITQNLAPADLPKDGGRYDLAIALGILAADAQVPVAALVDIECLGELALSGKLRPVQGVLPAALAARESGRALVVPRENAEEASLAGGLVVYAVGHLLELVAHLNGQVPLPPFAANGLILQSQPYPDLSEVQGQIAAKRALLLAAAGAHNLLFTGPPGTGKTLLASRLPGLLPPLDEHEALEVAAIQSVSGHAPLNSWPQRPFRHPHHSASGPALVGGGSRPQPGEITLAHHGVLFLDELPEFERRVLEVLREPLESGEIVIARARDKVRFPARFQLVAAMNPCPCGYLGDPTGRCRCSTEQIQRYRNKLSGPLLDRIDLHLTVARETTTLNNQPSGETSADVAARVATARELQQRRQGCANAFLNLEGLRSHCQLQAADQAWLEIACERLSLSLRAAHRLLKVARTLADLEGAGPIAREHVAEALQYRPATS
- a CDS encoding monovalent cation:proton antiporter-2 (CPA2) family protein encodes the protein MPHEGSLLQTAVIFLLAAVLAVPLAKRLQLGAVIGYLLAGVAIGPQALGLIRDTESVAHISELGVVLLLFIIGLELSPKRLWLMRKSVFGVGTAQVLLTGAVIGAIALFGFGQSLPAAVVLGLGLALSSTALGLQSLAESKQLNAPHGRLAFAILLFQDIAAIPLIALVPLLVASGPDTSHGDSLQHGLKVFASIAIVIVGGRYLLRPVFRTVARTGLPEVSTATALLVVIGTAWLMEEAGISMALGAFLAGLLLADSEYRHELESQIEPFKGLLLGLFFISVGMGANLSLLLEMPLVLLGLTLLLVTVKLVLLIGIGRLAGGLNSASALRLGMVLAAGGEFAFVVFKLGKDQGLFDTLTYDLLLMTITLSMAITPLLMLGCARALKRPQPVREVPEQYKTIDAGTPRVVIVGMGRMGQIVSRILRAQKIPFIALETSVDAIEMTRMFEQAPVFYGDPLRAEVLHAAKVGEAEYFVITTDDPEVTTRTAERVKRLYPHLKVLARARNRQHVHKLVDVGAEPIRETFYSSLEMTRRALVGLGLSSEQAADRIERFTQHDEEVLVAQGQVRNDRAKVMQTAKEARMELERLFDSDAQ